A genomic window from Hippocampus zosterae strain Florida chromosome 13, ASM2543408v3, whole genome shotgun sequence includes:
- the LOC127612764 gene encoding sialic acid synthase-like, producing the protein MPLKFELCPGRMIGANYPCFIIAEIGQNHQGDIELAKKMIKMAKDCGADCAKFQKSELQYKFNKRALERPYKAKHSWGETYGEHKRHLEFSHDQYKELQTYAKEVGIFFTASGMDEMAVEFLHELNVPFFKVGSGDTNNFPYLEKTAKKGRPMVISSGMQSMETMRRVYKTVKEHNQNFAILQCTSAYPLEPEDVNLRVITEYQKEFPDIPIGYSGHESGISISVAAVALGAKVIERHITLDKTWKGSDHAASLEASELAELVRSIRLVERALGSGLKKMLPCEKPCRDKLGKSVVAKVKITKGTVLSLDMLTVKVAEPMGVAAEDIFQLVGKAVTADVSEDESVSPEVVDSYGKKAKC; encoded by the exons ATGCCTTTAAAGTTCGAACTTTGCCCCGGTCGGATGATCGGAGCCAACTATCCGTGTTTCATTATCGCAGAAATTGGGCAAAACCATCAGGGAGACATCGAGCTCGCTaagaaaatgatcaaaatggcAAAG GATTGTGGTGCTGATTGTGCCAAGTTCCAGAAGAGTGAGCTGCAATACAAGTTCAACAAACGCGCATTAGAGCGTCCATACAAGGCCAAACACTCGTGGGGGGAAACCTATGGTGAACATAAACGCCACCTGGAGTTCAGCCATGACCAGTACAAAGAGTTACAGACATACGCAAAGGAAGTGGGAATCTTCTTCACTGCCTCAGGGATGGATGAG ATGGCGGTAGAATTCCTCCATGAGCTAAATGTGCCTTTCTTTAAAGTGGGCTCAGGAGACACCAACAACTTCCCTTACCTGGAGAAGACTGCCAAAAAAG GGCGTCCAATGGTGATTTCCAGTGGGATGCAGTCCATGGAGACGATGCGTCGGGTGTACAAGACAGTGAAGGAGCACAACCAAAATTTCGCGATCCTGCAGTGTACCAGTGCCTACCCCCTTGAGCCTGAGGATGTCAACCTCAGAGTTATCACA GAATACCAGAAGGAATTCCCCGATATCCCAATTGGGTATTCTGGCCATGAGTCCGGAATCAGTATTTCAGTGGCGGCTGTTGCTCTGGGGGCAAAGGTCATAGAGCGTCACATCACACTGGACAAGACTTGGAAGGGAAGTGACCATGCAGCATCCCTGGAGGCGTCCGAGCTGGCCGAGCTGGTTCGTTCCATCCGACTGGTGGAGAGGGCACTGGGAAGTGGTCTCAAGAAGATGCTACCTTGTGAGAAGCCGTGTCGTGACAAG CTGGGGAAGTCAGTTGTGGCCAAGGTGAAGATCACCAAAGGAACTGTCCTCAGTCTGGACATGTTAACAGTGAAGGTGGCCGAGCCCATGGGCGTAGCGGCTGAGGACATCTTCCAGCTGGTTGGCAAGGCTGTGACGGCAGATGTAAGCGAAGATGAAAGCGTCTCGCCAGAGGTGGTGGACAGCTATGGAAAGAAGGCCAAATGCTGA